Part of the Cydia pomonella isolate Wapato2018A chromosome 5, ilCydPomo1, whole genome shotgun sequence genome is shown below.
CCAATACCTCGGTGTCTTTTGAATCTTTTGTATGATGCGACGCAGAAATGCGATCCtctttattaagaaaaaaatcgcaATGTTTCTAAACTCCTGTTGGTAACCTGTATCTTTTTTACTGCGACTTCACGACCTCCGTATAGAGGGTCGCAAAACAGAGAGTGTGTTCtggttgtcataacagtttatATTGTAGGAATTTGATAAGGGTTTGTTATGAATattatctgtcagtgtcaaaagtgacgtttctgctAGAAGAATCAGATAGATCAATCcggggttgtcgttgagattcaagatggcgaagacgtcacgagaatatttttttgtgttttgctcatttatcttgttcaaagtgtagtattgatagcttattatgcagtgaactatcgttgaagtgtgcagttaatgaaaaactaatcttgaaacgcgtttaaccatgttttaaccaacatccggcaatccatcgtggcttttagtaaagtccagctatctctttactaaaagcaactaccgaacaacgtcatgctctacgagcacacttaaaacttacaacgaaacttgacattggcaaaatcatcatagatttgatggaagccatattttaaaagaagaagatagatcaatccagatcaaattcataacctcaAAAAAGTTTAGTTCGAAgaacaacaataaaataaataatacattatatgacattattacacaaattgaataagtcccatgttccacagtaagctcaatagagcttacaaaaagatatataaatattataaatacttaattatatagaaaacacccaagactcaggaacaaataaccgtaaataaatgcccttaccaggatttgaacccgggaccatcggcttcataggcagggtcactaccgactagaccagaccggtcgtcaaccgTAAAATAGATCAAATAACATCTTTACTCCCGGCCTACCGGTAACCACACCCACAGCGTGCAGCGGCCTACCTTCAATTCAAGCTTAATTAGGGCTTATACTTAGCCGATTTACCGCTGAAGGAACGAATTGGGAAATTTGATAATATGCAATTACATATAGGGTTTGGGAAGTAATCATCAAAAACACGTATGATATAACTCTAGTATATTctgataattttataaatattcacttaattaaataagttattacTTATATCAGTTATACCCTTAACAGTGCAGATAACATGCACTTCGATAAGTTTCAGCAATACGAGAATGCCTGTATTGCTTTGCTACTTACAGTAGGTATTTTTCGTACTCAagtattttaatacaataacatcTACTACcttcattttataattatataggtaacaGCAAGACAAGTCATCCCGATAAATTAAGTACGcttaatatttgttaaatatataaaataggaGAAATTCATTCACACTAGATACACGGCTCAAATACAATCGTGGCAAGAAATCACAGGTTCCATATATGTACCTGTACCTATTAGAGCCGCCTAGAAATAGCGTCGCTGCGTAGTTGCGTCGAACAGGTCAACGTTGCGTCGAACAGCAGCCATAGatttgactagacgccgacgcttgagagacgctagtgtggggtggcccttacctacctacttacatatttattcgTCTAAGGCAAGTTTCGAAAACTAAACTTTTcccacatttttattattatcatttgcATTATTGTCATAAcaagtttaaatatatacagcagtggcagcatggttccaattttatcgcttgtcactatgcccgtcactttcgcacttacgtacttgttagaacgtgacaggcatggtgacaaatgataaagagccgaccatcttagccctacaggttggTCCAAACCTTGAcgtctaaaattttttttagattgctTACGTCGTGGGCTATCAGAATATACCCCATGTATGTTCCCGATTCATAACTCGAAAACTACGAAAAATCGGCTAACATACATCGGGGTATATTCTGATAGCCCACGACGTGAGcaatcaaaaaaaatgttttggatgTCAAGGTTTGGACCATTCTGTATATTGATTATCTTAGTAAAACCGGAACAATCATAAATTTCCTATAATAAATACAGGGTAGGCACAAAACACATTACACACACAAATCACACAATATCAATTGGGTCACATACACAGTTACATATCATGtagtatataggtacattattcatgtaatgtaataatagtatatttgctactacactgaaagaaatggttgcataactgtaacaaaattttggttactgtttacacaaaaattgggacttgcgaactatgtgttatatgttacaaaaccgtgtttggctatcagtgttcaggtactgggtatacactacaaaataagtttgtaaatttatgcaaagtttattttcttataaccgtagtttagttatttagtaaagttacaaaaccagtacggctatctatttttttcagtgtaccgagtaaaataacatttaattacaattatctagaagttaatagtacattacgatacaagtgcaaaaaaatagaaaattcgcaacgagtggggatacattaaaatacgactgaagggagtattttaaatcgacacgagttgcgaattgcttattcgcacatgtatcgtacaacattttacagtacatatggccctttaaattttcgacatagttacgtaatgtgctaattacgCACGTGTGTGGCACCATATATGTGTATTATGTGTTGCACTATGCTATGCAAAAAATTATGTGCTACATGTACAAGTTACATCTTTttgcagttatttatttataataaacaacATTTCAGCTGCAAAGCGATAGTAGCTCACTTTTCTCTCAGTCACTTAGGGAAAGTTCACCCACATTAAGTGCATTTAGTTAGACTGCAGTCCTTggatatttacttatattttcaaaaaGATTATTTAGCCCTATGGGCGACCTGCACCAGCAGGTCTTACATACATAATAGGTGTAGAAACAAGCACGTATGATGATATGATACCTAGGTCCATGGTGTggcaaacattattttatttaaggtggttcgactaggttacccaaagcttaaacctcactagatggcgccacaattgcaaattttgagttttaatttttttgtggagtagtcttggtatttctattctgtaaattatgtttagcgcactctttaaataaatattgaactattacaacaaacattgaacacttcattgtacaaaaactaccccttaatgtcgacagaatgtttcttgactctatttctaagtatcactcacacattcaaacagtcttactgggatccttgtagtagacaatttggcacagcgggagtaggcttcaatagcgttgcggtatgtacgtggaaatacatgcaagaggatgtgggttcgagactcattaaaaatttttttgttatcagtattatcaagtacctattattaataaattattttatgagaaatatgagcgttttccataaaaatattaaaaatctgattctcacacatcatgatatttttgggttcttccaactcagaatcactagcatgatcaatcctcgtgctaaaaaaccCGAaactttgtattgaaattttagttttacattgaaaatttctttcacactaaaatgtgacgtaatggtatggatattttaggatatctttttttaatgctagggtggagaagattctaagtagaatgaacctaataaagtccaaatttgtaagtcagattttccggtatttaaaaaaaaaacgctgttttgttctaaaattaaagcaatcccttactgcccagcctttaaaaaagtaggtaatattttacagtagaattaaaacattttttttacgatacatttaattaaattacagtgagttacaaaattggatggccttctatttataaccattataaaaagaaatgagatatttaccatgtttgtttatattattgatttcccgatattttgacacaactagaagtttcacacaatgcctagagatagaaaattatttatttattttatttattgtcaatttcattcaacggatcacatcatatccaatttatgtgtttatgtatttcattgttttctacctagttggttattaaattctgttactgcaataatctttatctacataaaatataccaacgaaagtttaataaagtatatattaaaatgaagtacacataatcaggaattacatatgacaatatcattcaaaatcgcctgctctggctttgacacaggccctcaaacgacgaggccagtcatcaatagcggcacgcacgattgtcatgtctaattccgtcactgtcttaactatgacccgcttgagggagttaagatttgtgtggggtttagcacaggctttctcctcaataacctgctatatggcataatccagggggttaaggtccgggctggaggacggccagtcttcgtgggcaataaagtcaattttgtttcttcgaaaccaggcttgagttgtttttgccttatgtgcaggagctgagtcctgttcaaagatccatggctggttttgaaatagggtgtgacttaagggcttcactattggttcgagaacggtttccagtttccggttttcacacctttttcacagaaatgaatctgtgttagccctgagtatgacacacccaaaatcatgtttggcgggtgcccacatttgtgcaatgcaatagggttgtttccatctacaaatcttagagcataattgtatcccaaaaaattcttttgaattataagaacatgttaaactacttttaggggacctgtaatgaccatatttttgtaaatattgaatttaaaatatcttggcacacgtcacgtgaccaaacccgaaacgtcattgaagattctgatgacgtcacaactctcggattgacactgttgacagttaggcaattaacaacaaatatcagttgacagttcgtatcttctacgtgtgcatgtagttatgtgtcaaaccataagctgtgacgtcacacaattttcaaagagcgttttgggcgcgaaagcatctgtcaaaatatattttgttaatttaacatatttaaagccgtttttagtataaaactgaattttaaggcaacttttagttaatataaaaagtaatacaagcgtttcaaaaatttggaatacgattctcttttaggccccaattcattatagatacgacgagataagcgttatttgtggtatataattatagctcacaaatccaccacattatgtcattttttattttttcggtagcatttgttttaacggaaataaagaggttgcaaatcgagtaacagaacttcagaacagatatcatttgatatttaccagtcgcttttcggtgaaggaaaacatcgtgaggaaactggactaatcccaacaaggcttagttttaccctctgggttggaaggtcagatggcagtggctttcgtaaaaactagtgcctacgccaaatcttgggattagttgtcaaagcggaccccaagctccattgagccgtggcaatatgctgggacaacgctaggaagaaagaaagaaatcgagtaacagaacttagtaaccaactaggtataatagttatgatgtaaatgtccatatcatgttggagtcatatatgtattagccaactaattattcaagatcaatacacttagctcccttaggtattcgcttaagtacaatctcgggcaaaattgagttttataaaagtgaactagtttctaggtcatattttctatgaattggttatttttgtagactccaattacagttacacttttcctggtttttcgcggaccagaatatcgatgatttttgtaacttgatttagacgttgctatcagtttcaatccaaaaacacataaaatcacaattcagaacatgcggcagcgttgctttcttttctatcaagtacctcaagcaccagggcggctaccgggaaaatcgaaattcgtcaatttcgggcatttttctctgtcactctaattacgtcttagtgagagtaaaagagaaagatccccgcaatttgcgaatttaggttttcgcggtaggcccccaggtcctgacaagtttcagcagtgttgccaggtgagcggaagagaattatcgtacttgagtgtcaatattattgtaccgttgaaaaaaatatcgtacgccaatcaaaaaggcagcccctaaaaatgtcttgcaaaataagcttaaacttccaattaataataaaaaaaagacaattttcgtctaaattgcgcaaaaaatctgtttatgtttgtgtatttttgggatagactcaaacggtatacaggaaattgtgacattttaaactttaaacttacaccaaggagccgaacacccaaaagatactaattttagcctatttctgagagaaagtgtcatattttgcttcaaattactagacttttaaggtggcatcatccaagggctgaaattatagtactttagtgtacgataatgctctttggaacattacgtcataccggggcccaaattatcgtacatgtacgacaattatcgtacgcctggtcacactgagtgtcagtgtcgacagagtcagctaaaaacgcgtcaaacatcgcaacgtcgcgccgatgcatggagtggcaacgccgcaatgtatttgtacacgacatttgtcacacacacatgagtaaaatttataaaaatataacgttgattattgcatgatttctgtatgaaacaaagtttttctattaatttagcgcaaatgaatattcgaaagtagatagatgcgcaactatttatgtaataatattgtgtaattaattaataaatagcgattgttttttgtatgaaaatcgaaccaccttaagtaggtatatatattttttgccttaaTTTCGTGAATtcactttaaagttaataaatataattaatccTCTGATGATGGTCCCACTATATACATATACTCATATAAATTGGCACCTTTCAACGTAAATCGATGTGATTGTAACAGTTAAAACAGAAACACGCGACATAACCGTTACATATTGAGTATAAAAAAGACACTCAATATGTAACGGTTATGTCGCGAATATTACTGATTGATTTAAAGtcgagttcatacatttttccactttatcgcaatggattaaggtgaagaaattttatatcatatttatGAAAGTAAGCTGTAAGTGTGGAGGTTTGAATTCGTGATACCATTTCGTAGTCTTTCGTCGGGTAGTAAATTTCTCTGTTGTAATATTTGCTAGAGCATCAATTATCCGCAATCATGGCCAGCAAAAGCTGCGTCATAATCGATACTATCCTAATTTCTCAATGTATTGTCTACTCTGTAAGTAACTATTATAATGTAAAGAAAAACCAAATAGATATGGTTGTTCGGTGGAGCACCATGTTTGACAACACTCTATtgatataacataaaaatacttGGTATTCAGGGTTAGATCGGGTAACTTTCAGCATCTGCATCAAACATTTTTATGATGGCGTTTGTCTACTTTTTAAGTTTCTTCAGGACTTCATCGGCTGAAGCCTTCACTTCCTCCCACGACTCCTGAATGTCCTTCTCCTCAGTGAAGCGCGAGCAGACAGCAAGCCTCAGGAAGTACACATCATTGATTTTCGACGGCACGAGGTGGATTCTGCCCCGTCCGTTAATCGTTCTCAGCAGTTCCTCGTTAACTTCATTACTTTCCTTTAATTTGAAACAAACCAACCCCATTGTCACCTCTTCAAATATCTCAAATCTCTCGTCTTCCAAGCACAGCTTTTCAAAAAGATGAGCTAACGCGATATGCTTTCTAATATGCTTTTGAAGATTATCGACTCCGTATAGTCTCAAAACGAACCAGAGTTTGAGAGCTCTGAATCGACGGCCCAAGGGAATTTGCCAGTGGCGGTAGTCGGGAGCGGAGCCCTGCTGGTCATGTTTCAGGTACAGAGGGTCTACGTTAAACGCGTCGACGATCCAGCGCGGCTGTTTCAGCCACATTGCTGAGCAGTCGAAGTTAACCAACATCCACTTGTGAGGGTTGAAGTTGAAGGAGTCTGCCTTCTCGATACCCTTCATCAGGTAACGGTATTCAGGGCATATAAACGCAGAGCCTGCGTAAGCAGCGTCAACGTGGAGCCACAGTTTGTCGTCCTCCGCACAAACGTCACCGATCTCATCAAGCGCATCGAAGGTGCAAGATGACGTCGTGCCGAGGGTTGCCACAACCTGAAAAACAATATATAGCTCATAAATAAGTTGATAGACGGATACAGACGGACGTTATTATAGTCAAAATAACGTTACAAAAAGGGCAACATGGCAAAGATTGAGATAAGTACtaatttacgaaaaaaaatataacaggaATAATATGTAAGAAGGTACGAGTACAAAACTTCTTGGGCACGACCATTACCAATGAAGAAAAAGAAAGACTAACAATTAAGACAATCAAGAAACTTACGTAGAAGGGTATAAGTCCCTTGGCCTTGTCTTCCCTGATCGCGTCGCGAAGGATGTCGGCGCGGAGCCGCCGCTTTTCGTCTGGCTGCAGGGAACGCAACTTCACTCCGCCGAGGAGGCCGGCGCGCTCCACCGATGAGTGCGCTTGTTCTGAAAACATTGTTTTACTATTGACACTATCTAGGGGAATAAGCAAAAAGATTGGAATCGTGGGACTATAAATGATACGTTTTACAGGTATTAGGCAAAGTTACCTAGGTATTCTGCAATATAACTATTATGACTAGTACGAGACTGGACATcgattttaaaaagttttggaTGCCATTTGCCTTACCAGCTTGAGtgcttacctacttatattttgaTTAGTTCATGTTGTCTTCGTATTCGCGCGTAGCGCTGACATCGAGCTAATATATACACTCAGGTTGTACGTTATTAGGCGAAATTGGCTTCCTCGTGCGACGTTGTCGGTTTGATTTGTTTTGTCTAATAACGGACATCAAGGGTTCTTTGATTTTAGCTTAATAAGAATTTCTCGTTGCCTACTCGCTGTTGAAACTGCAATAGCAAACCGACGCGTATACTATTAATACTTACATGTTTAAAGTTAAAGTAGTTGGGCATCCCCTTTGCAACGCTATCATTTTATACGGTCGCTGAGCAAAAGCCGaggactgacagacagacggacatagcgaaactataagagttcctagttgactacggaaccctaagaagAACGTCCGTAGTactaacaaatttaatatgaatttgGTGTTAAATTAATATGAACAACATTAACGTTTTTAGTTAAGATTTAATGAATTGTAGAATTTCTGGTCAAATTGTTTAGGACTCGATAACATCGGAAAGCATTTCGGCCACCACAGTGTTTAAGATCCTAAGGAGAACCTGAGAAGCTCCTGGATACTTAATGCATGGCTACCATCGAAATCCGTGCGGTTGCTCGATGATTCTAACTCTACTGTCCATTCGTCATCCCCGGCTGTGCAATGTTGATTGCAGATGCGGGTTCCACGTGAAATAAGAAAGTTCAACTTAAAAAGTAGACCAGGATCTCTAGAACTGTGTCGCATGCATAATTATTAGACCGCAGTTTGAGTTCTGATCCTTATAATGTAGTTTCTAGGCTCCTAGAAACCTGTTGTTCCCAGGCTGATAAGTGGTGCCGTTACCCCCACTAGCCCTTTGAATTTCCCCCTTACAATTGTCATACATTCGCTATCGAAAAAATCCCACTTTTTTCACAAATCGGACTTATTTGAGTCTAGCTCTTAGCGTAATGGCACTGTCAAACTAATATTGGTATCAATTTATTTTACGTTAAATTATCtttacattgacata
Proteins encoded:
- the LOC133517837 gene encoding aromatic-L-amino-acid decarboxylase isoform X1, whose translation is MTHQDTSLKFETMEAGDFKDFAKAMTDYIAEYLENIRDRQVVPSVKPGYLRPLVPEQAPEQPEPWTAVMADIERVVMTGVTHWHSPRFHAYFPTANSYPAIVADMLSGAIACIGFTWIASPACTELEVVMLDWLGQMLGLPEEFLARSGGEGGGVIQGTASEATLVALLGAKSRVMTRVREQHPEWSDSDILSKLVGYCNKQAHSSVERAGLLGGVKLRSLQPDEKRRLRADILRDAIREDKAKGLIPFYVVATLGTTSSCTFDALDEIGDVCAEDDKLWLHVDAAYAGSAFICPEYRYLMKGIEKADSFNFNPHKWMLVNFDCSAMWLKQPRWIVDAFNVDPLYLKHDQQGSAPDYRHWQIPLGRRFRALKLWFVLRLYGVDNLQKHIRKHIALAHLFEKLCLEDERFEIFEEVTMGLVCFKLKESNEVNEELLRTINGRGRIHLVPSKINDVYFLRLAVCSRFTEEKDIQESWEEVKASADEVLKKLKK
- the LOC133517837 gene encoding aromatic-L-amino-acid decarboxylase isoform X2, with protein sequence MEAGDFKDFAKAMTDYIAEYLENIRDRQVVPSVKPGYLRPLVPEQAPEQPEPWTAVMADIERVVMTGVTHWHSPRFHAYFPTANSYPAIVADMLSGAIACIGFTWIASPACTELEVVMLDWLGQMLGLPEEFLARSGGEGGGVIQGTASEATLVALLGAKSRVMTRVREQHPEWSDSDILSKLVGYCNKQAHSSVERAGLLGGVKLRSLQPDEKRRLRADILRDAIREDKAKGLIPFYVVATLGTTSSCTFDALDEIGDVCAEDDKLWLHVDAAYAGSAFICPEYRYLMKGIEKADSFNFNPHKWMLVNFDCSAMWLKQPRWIVDAFNVDPLYLKHDQQGSAPDYRHWQIPLGRRFRALKLWFVLRLYGVDNLQKHIRKHIALAHLFEKLCLEDERFEIFEEVTMGLVCFKLKESNEVNEELLRTINGRGRIHLVPSKINDVYFLRLAVCSRFTEEKDIQESWEEVKASADEVLKKLKK